One stretch of Rhodoferax lithotrophicus DNA includes these proteins:
- a CDS encoding ABC transporter substrate-binding protein — protein sequence MHIIRKLLAIFLSLSGTLAAAQNGVTDKEILIGQFAAMSGPAAQLGQRVQVGMQAYFTAVNAQGGINGRSIKLITRDDGYEPEKAVAAVKALIQEDKVFALAGAVGTPTGLAAMPIVTEQQVPLVGLFTGAQALREPFHKEVFHVRASYFDETERIVQHLTTLGVKKIAVFYQNDSYGKAGLEGVERALTKRQLKPVALGTVERNSTDVTQALASILKVEPEAIVQISAYKSCAAFIKQARSKAYGGQFFNVSFVGSSALAQELGDTGQGVVISQVMPFPFVTKLPIVREYQQHMLAAGQKEFDFSSMEGYMTARVLTEGLRRAGKTLTRDNLISSLESMHDVSFGGFVVNYSAKDHQGSNFTDLSIIGRGGKFMH from the coding sequence ATGCACATTATTCGAAAACTTCTTGCGATTTTTCTTTCGCTGTCAGGGACTCTGGCCGCAGCACAAAACGGGGTCACTGACAAGGAAATTCTGATTGGTCAATTTGCCGCCATGAGCGGCCCCGCCGCGCAGCTGGGCCAACGGGTACAGGTCGGTATGCAAGCGTATTTCACCGCGGTGAATGCGCAAGGTGGCATCAACGGCCGGTCCATCAAGCTGATCACGCGCGACGATGGTTATGAGCCCGAGAAAGCGGTGGCGGCGGTCAAAGCCTTGATCCAGGAAGACAAGGTGTTTGCACTGGCTGGTGCGGTGGGGACCCCGACGGGGCTGGCCGCAATGCCCATCGTGACTGAGCAACAGGTGCCATTGGTGGGCCTGTTCACCGGCGCACAGGCGCTGCGTGAGCCCTTTCACAAGGAAGTTTTTCATGTGCGGGCCAGTTACTTTGATGAAACCGAGCGCATCGTGCAGCACCTGACCACACTCGGGGTCAAAAAGATCGCCGTGTTCTACCAAAACGACTCCTATGGCAAAGCGGGCCTGGAAGGTGTGGAGCGCGCCCTGACCAAACGCCAGCTCAAACCGGTGGCCCTTGGCACCGTGGAGCGCAACAGCACGGACGTGACCCAGGCACTCGCCAGCATTCTGAAAGTGGAGCCCGAAGCCATCGTGCAGATCAGCGCGTACAAATCCTGCGCCGCGTTTATCAAACAGGCACGCAGCAAAGCTTATGGCGGGCAGTTTTTTAATGTCAGTTTTGTCGGCTCCAGCGCGCTGGCGCAAGAGCTGGGTGATACGGGTCAGGGTGTGGTGATCTCGCAAGTGATGCCCTTCCCGTTTGTGACCAAATTGCCGATTGTTCGGGAGTACCAGCAGCACATGCTGGCAGCGGGGCAAAAGGAGTTTGATTTCTCCAGCATGGAGGGTTACATGACCGCCCGTGTACTGACGGAAGGCCTGCGCCGCGCGGGTAAAACCCTGACGCGCGATAACCTGATCTCAAGTCTGGAAAGTATGCACGATGTGAGCTTTGGCGGATTTGTGGTGAATTACAGCGCCAAAGACCATCAGGGCTCCAACTTCACCGACTTGTCCATCATTGGGCGCGGTGGCAAGTTCATGCATTGA
- a CDS encoding B12-binding domain-containing radical SAM protein produces the protein MTHTAPRIILATLNARYIHASLGLRYLLANLDRHGGAGLRAQTLLREYTISRAPQEVVADLLAALGPPQGRVQIIGLGVYIWNVTQTLEVIRQLKTVRPDVKLVLGGPEVSHEVDQQPITALADHVITGWGDVSFAKLCRVLMDGPQPLMKVIPGEQPPLADVTLPYAEYSDADLAHRLLYVEASRGCPFKCEFCLSSLDKTAWAFELDRVLVALDGLYQRGARNFKFVDRTFNLKVAHSVRILQFFLDRLPAADAPPSEQLFLHFEVIPDHLPERLRAMLAQFPPGVLQLEVGVQSFNPAVQHTISRRQDNAATEANLRWLLAHTHAHLHADLIFGLPGETLPSFAEGFDRLLAIGPHEIQLGILKRLRGTPITRHTSAHGMVYDTEPPYTVQHTGVVDAATLQRFARFARYWDLLANSGRYAHTLALLLQHMPQASPFGRFMALSDWLWPHLGATHKLTPEVLVDALFVYLSAHVSPDTVRQALLDDYIASGARANPQALQGLLPRQLPASPRSVRVLASRQDRHREMS, from the coding sequence ATGACCCACACCGCCCCCCGCATCATCCTGGCCACACTGAATGCCCGCTACATCCACGCCTCACTGGGCCTGCGTTACTTGCTGGCCAATCTGGATCGGCATGGTGGTGCCGGCTTGCGGGCGCAAACGCTGCTGCGTGAATACACCATCAGCCGTGCGCCGCAGGAGGTGGTGGCGGATTTGCTGGCGGCTTTGGGCCCGCCGCAGGGCAGGGTGCAAATCATCGGCTTGGGCGTGTACATCTGGAACGTGACACAGACCCTGGAGGTGATCCGCCAACTCAAAACGGTGCGCCCCGATGTGAAGCTGGTGCTGGGTGGGCCAGAGGTCAGCCACGAGGTGGATCAGCAACCCATCACCGCGCTGGCTGACCATGTCATCACCGGCTGGGGTGATGTGAGTTTTGCCAAACTGTGCCGTGTGTTGATGGATGGGCCACAACCGCTGATGAAAGTGATTCCCGGTGAACAGCCACCGCTGGCAGATGTCACTCTGCCTTATGCCGAATACAGCGATGCCGATCTGGCGCACCGCCTGCTGTATGTGGAAGCCTCGCGCGGCTGTCCGTTCAAATGCGAGTTCTGCCTGAGTTCGCTGGACAAAACGGCCTGGGCCTTTGAGCTGGATCGGGTGTTGGTGGCGCTTGACGGTTTGTACCAGCGCGGCGCGCGCAACTTCAAGTTTGTGGACCGCACCTTTAACCTGAAGGTGGCGCACTCGGTGCGTATCCTGCAGTTTTTCCTGGATCGCTTACCCGCTGCGGATGCCCCCCCTAGCGAGCAGCTTTTCCTGCATTTTGAAGTTATCCCCGACCACCTGCCCGAGCGCCTGCGTGCCATGCTGGCGCAGTTTCCGCCTGGTGTGTTGCAACTGGAGGTGGGTGTACAAAGCTTCAATCCGGCCGTGCAGCACACCATTTCACGCCGCCAGGACAACGCCGCCACCGAGGCCAACCTGCGCTGGCTGCTGGCCCACACCCATGCGCACCTGCATGCCGACCTGATCTTTGGCTTGCCGGGTGAAACCCTGCCGAGTTTTGCCGAAGGCTTTGACCGCCTGCTGGCCATTGGCCCACACGAGATTCAGTTGGGCATTTTGAAGCGCCTGCGTGGCACACCCATTACCCGGCATACCTCCGCACATGGCATGGTGTATGACACCGAGCCGCCCTACACCGTGCAGCACACCGGTGTGGTGGATGCGGCCACGCTCCAGCGGTTTGCCCGTTTTGCGCGCTACTGGGACTTGCTGGCCAACTCCGGGCGCTATGCCCACACACTGGCGCTGCTGTTGCAGCACATGCCACAAGCCTCTCCTTTTGGGCGTTTCATGGCCTTATCGGACTGGTTGTGGCCGCACCTGGGTGCCACCCACAAGCTGACCCCAGAGGTGTTGGTGGATGCCTTGTTTGTCTACCTCAGCGCCCATGTGTCGCCAGACACCGTGCGCCAGGCCCTGCTGGACGACTACATCGCCAGCGGTGCGCGGGCCAACCCCCAAGCCTTGCAGGGCTTGCTGCCACGGCAGCTTCCCGCCAGCCCCCGATCCGTGCGCGTATTGGCGTCCAGGCAAGATCGGCACCGTGAAATGTCATAG
- a CDS encoding FUSC family protein, whose translation MLPTPRFQNYKRDTLRMALSHYVTNGLSAALGLLLISGSIHLWLGAFAAAAASVGVVVCIPPDQPAPKRGKFWQLLPAFLIGLPLFWAVQVLHASPILLGLLLVPASFLAFLAGAWGKRGLPITVSVMFAMVFSLAVPDHTNNATNLTTCLYFTLGSGSYLIWATLANAALNTRYRVQMLADTLLALAHLMHTQAQQLMPAAERDTPLRAPLIGTLLKQQAALADQLQAARDILLESPRSTLRQRLANMLVLVLEIRDHLLVCELDLDTVQSHPGHEPMLSELRDILDGLADEVNALADALMLGRIPLLFESRRTQLEHLQWDHHATATADQASPSPAILAMGISNRIGHMNDDALRLVALARGEVEPDVSLVRTNWQLFVSPTAWSWQPFDALWRWNAPPLRHAIRAALAIGTAYAVSLALPWGTHDYWILLTIVVVLRGSLAQTLERRNSRATGTLMGCMAAGLLLYAHTPPIALLVVVTLAQAVAHAFAIRNYLVTAVAATVLGLLQVQMLNAGPSPVFDVVERMLDTLLGVAIAWAFSYVLPSWERSQMAALVKRTLAAQARHTRVALGLWQLQAVDNEPELQWRLARREAYDSLSALVQAAQRSLSEPRAMRPPLEPLGRLLAYSYQLLAQLTTVKTMLLLQRGRLTHQEIDLPLKQTTQSIEVSLMSHDLASALATQLATPPAWSGLSDPFDGDLNPWLLRRLQLAQDMARQVRCNADQVLRVAEVHPGPAPTT comes from the coding sequence ATGCTGCCAACGCCCCGTTTCCAGAACTACAAACGCGATACCTTGCGTATGGCACTCAGCCACTATGTGACCAATGGCCTGTCCGCGGCATTGGGGCTGTTGCTGATCTCGGGCAGCATCCATCTGTGGCTGGGGGCTTTCGCCGCGGCAGCGGCTTCGGTGGGGGTGGTGGTGTGTATTCCGCCTGACCAACCTGCCCCCAAGCGGGGCAAGTTCTGGCAGCTGTTGCCAGCTTTCCTGATTGGTTTGCCGCTTTTCTGGGCCGTGCAGGTGCTGCACGCCTCCCCGATCCTGCTGGGTCTGCTGCTGGTACCGGCCAGTTTTCTGGCCTTTCTGGCAGGTGCCTGGGGCAAGCGGGGGCTGCCGATCACGGTGTCGGTCATGTTTGCCATGGTGTTTTCGCTGGCGGTACCAGACCATACCAACAATGCCACCAACCTGACCACCTGCCTTTATTTCACGCTGGGTTCAGGGTCGTACCTGATCTGGGCAACCCTGGCCAACGCCGCACTCAACACACGATACCGCGTGCAGATGCTGGCCGATACCCTGCTGGCGCTGGCACATCTCATGCACACCCAGGCACAGCAATTGATGCCCGCGGCAGAAAGAGACACGCCATTACGCGCACCCCTGATCGGCACCTTGCTCAAGCAACAGGCAGCCCTGGCGGACCAGTTACAAGCCGCGCGCGACATTTTGCTGGAGTCGCCACGTTCAACGCTGCGCCAACGGCTGGCCAACATGCTTGTTCTGGTGCTGGAAATACGTGACCATTTGCTGGTCTGCGAACTGGATCTGGACACGGTGCAATCCCATCCCGGCCATGAACCGATGCTGAGCGAGCTGCGCGACATTCTGGACGGATTGGCGGATGAGGTGAATGCCCTGGCAGATGCCCTGATGCTGGGGCGCATACCCTTGTTATTTGAAAGCCGGCGCACCCAGCTGGAGCACCTGCAGTGGGACCACCATGCCACGGCCACCGCAGATCAGGCAAGCCCCTCGCCGGCCATATTGGCCATGGGTATATCAAATCGAATTGGCCATATGAATGACGATGCCCTGCGTTTGGTCGCACTGGCTCGTGGCGAGGTGGAGCCCGATGTGAGCCTGGTGCGGACCAACTGGCAACTGTTTGTCAGCCCAACGGCATGGTCATGGCAGCCGTTTGATGCCCTGTGGCGCTGGAACGCGCCTCCGTTGCGCCACGCCATTCGGGCGGCTCTGGCCATTGGCACCGCGTATGCCGTGTCGTTGGCCTTGCCCTGGGGAACACATGACTACTGGATTTTGCTGACCATTGTGGTGGTGTTGCGCGGTAGTCTGGCGCAAACCCTGGAACGGCGCAACAGCCGGGCCACCGGCACCCTGATGGGTTGTATGGCGGCAGGCCTGCTGCTGTATGCGCATACCCCGCCAATTGCCTTGCTGGTGGTGGTGACGTTGGCGCAGGCCGTGGCACATGCCTTTGCGATCAGGAACTACCTGGTGACAGCGGTGGCGGCCACCGTGCTGGGCCTGCTGCAAGTGCAGATGCTCAATGCCGGCCCAAGCCCGGTCTTTGACGTGGTGGAGCGTATGCTGGATACCCTGCTTGGCGTGGCTATTGCCTGGGCTTTCAGCTACGTGTTGCCGTCATGGGAACGCAGCCAGATGGCAGCGTTGGTGAAGCGCACGCTGGCAGCCCAAGCACGCCACACGCGGGTGGCGCTGGGCTTGTGGCAGTTGCAGGCGGTGGACAACGAGCCGGAACTTCAATGGCGACTGGCGCGGCGCGAAGCTTACGACAGCCTCTCGGCGCTGGTGCAGGCCGCCCAGCGCTCTTTGTCTGAGCCACGTGCCATGCGTCCGCCGCTGGAACCCCTGGGACGGTTATTGGCCTACAGTTATCAGCTGCTCGCTCAACTGACCACCGTCAAGACCATGTTGCTGCTGCAGCGTGGCCGCCTGACGCACCAAGAGATTGACCTGCCCTTGAAGCAGACCACACAAAGCATCGAAGTGTCCTTGATGAGCCACGATCTGGCCTCCGCACTGGCCACGCAGCTGGCCACACCGCCAGCGTGGTCGGGTTTGAGCGACCCCTTTGATGGAGACCTCAACCCCTGGCTCTTGCGCCGATTGCAGTTGGCGCAAGACATGGCAAGACAGGTACGGTGTAACGCGGATCAGGTATTGCGTGTGGCCGAAGTCCATCCGGGTCCTGCGCCAACAACCTGA
- the aroD gene encoding type I 3-dehydroquinate dehydratase produces MQTNKPITLNGQPIAGGKFPLICTPLVGRTLDSIMAELAVVLPKKPDVLEWRVDFFEQIGDSDAVVAAAKAIKKEAGSIPLMFTRRSTLEGGEKIALNEGQVIAMYVAVCASKAIDLIDYEMANDAANIVRVRDAARANGIKLVLSFHNFSYTPGLETLASKFLMADQLGADVAKVAVMPRNLDDVLTLFSATLEAGKILRIPLISMSMGPLGAVTRLFGWTFGSALTFAVGASSSAPGQVPIEDLNTVLAILQKSMGGKSVS; encoded by the coding sequence ATGCAAACCAACAAACCCATCACCCTGAACGGTCAACCCATTGCTGGCGGCAAGTTTCCGCTGATCTGCACCCCACTGGTCGGGCGCACGCTGGACAGCATCATGGCCGAGCTGGCGGTGGTGTTGCCGAAAAAACCAGACGTGCTGGAGTGGCGGGTTGATTTTTTTGAGCAAATAGGGGACTCCGATGCCGTCGTTGCTGCAGCAAAAGCTATCAAAAAAGAAGCTGGCAGCATCCCGCTTATGTTCACCCGCCGCTCCACCCTTGAAGGTGGCGAAAAAATTGCCTTGAACGAGGGGCAGGTGATTGCCATGTATGTCGCGGTATGTGCCAGCAAGGCCATCGACCTGATCGACTACGAAATGGCCAACGACGCGGCCAATATCGTGCGCGTGCGAGATGCCGCCCGTGCCAACGGCATCAAGCTGGTGCTGTCGTTCCACAATTTTTCTTACACCCCTGGGTTGGAAACTTTGGCCAGCAAGTTCCTGATGGCGGATCAATTGGGGGCGGATGTAGCCAAAGTGGCCGTCATGCCGCGTAATCTGGACGATGTACTCACGCTGTTCAGCGCCACCCTTGAAGCCGGCAAAATACTGCGTATCCCGCTGATCTCCATGTCCATGGGCCCCTTGGGTGCCGTGACACGCCTGTTTGGCTGGACTTTTGGCTCGGCCCTGACCTTTGCCGTAGGTGCCAGCAGTTCAGCCCCCGGCCAGGTACCGATTGAAGACCTGAACACCGTGCTGGCGATTTTGCAGAAGTCGATGGGTGGCAAGTCGGTTTCCTGA
- a CDS encoding universal stress protein has translation MTILVAYVPRPEGEAALDKGIDIAKRRNELLVVVNASPGGGKVDPSAVSVTDAEKVQGKLAQSGVNAEFKQLVRGKDAVEEIELLVESMNVSVLVIGLRKRSAVGKLIMGSVAHDLLMTVNCPVLAVKAGA, from the coding sequence ATGACCATACTCGTCGCCTACGTGCCACGCCCCGAAGGGGAAGCTGCGCTGGACAAAGGTATCGACATTGCCAAACGCCGTAATGAACTGCTGGTGGTGGTCAACGCCTCCCCCGGCGGCGGTAAAGTTGACCCCTCAGCGGTGAGCGTGACCGATGCCGAGAAGGTTCAAGGCAAATTGGCTCAATCCGGCGTGAACGCAGAGTTCAAGCAACTGGTTCGCGGAAAAGATGCGGTTGAAGAAATTGAATTGCTGGTGGAATCGATGAATGTTTCGGTGCTGGTCATCGGCCTGAGAAAACGCTCTGCCGTAGGCAAACTCATCATGGGCAGTGTGGCGCATGATTTGCTAATGACGGTGAATTGCCCGGTGTTGGCGGTGAAGGCCGGTGCTTGA
- a CDS encoding electron transfer flavoprotein-ubiquinone oxidoreductase — protein MTPQEILTQYGPRESMDYDVVVVGGGPAGLSTAIRLKQLAAEKGQEISVVVLEKGSEPGAHILSGAVLDPQSLTELLPNWKADGAPLNQPVTDEAMMFLSETTGYRTPNMFLPACSQNHGNYIISLGALTRWLAQQAENLGVEIFPGFAAAEVLYTEAGAVKGVATGNMGVEKSGEPGPNFQIGMELLGKYTVFAEGSRGHLGKQVIAKFKLDEGCDPQSYGIGIKELWEAEPSRHQPGLVVHTAGWPMDNATYGGSFLYHLEDNKIALGFITGLNYTNPYLSPFEEFQRWKTHPNIRWYLENEKGEVTGKRIAYGARAITAGGLMSLPKTVFPGGALVGCEAGFLNVSRIKGSHAAIKSGMLCAEAAYAAVTAGRAQDELSAYPEAFEASWLHAELNKSRNFKAWFKHGLRVGTLMNGLEQFGLKGNMPWTIRRDKPDHAYLKPASECKPIDYPKPDGKLTFDRLSSVFISSAAHEENQPAHLTLKDASVPVNINLAKFAGPEARYCPAGVYEFVKNDNGTDRLQINAANCVHCKTCDIKDPTQNIVWVTPEGGGGPNYSAM, from the coding sequence ATGACCCCGCAAGAAATTCTGACCCAATACGGCCCACGTGAATCCATGGACTACGACGTGGTCGTGGTCGGGGGTGGCCCGGCTGGCTTGTCCACCGCCATTCGCCTGAAACAACTGGCTGCTGAAAAAGGCCAGGAGATCTCGGTCGTGGTGCTGGAAAAAGGCTCCGAGCCTGGGGCCCACATCCTCTCGGGTGCGGTGCTTGACCCGCAATCCCTCACCGAACTTTTGCCCAACTGGAAAGCTGACGGCGCACCACTGAACCAGCCGGTGACCGACGAGGCCATGATGTTCCTGAGCGAGACCACCGGCTACCGCACACCCAACATGTTCCTTCCCGCGTGCAGCCAGAACCACGGCAACTACATCATCAGCCTGGGGGCCCTGACCCGCTGGCTGGCCCAGCAAGCGGAAAACCTGGGCGTGGAAATCTTCCCCGGCTTTGCCGCCGCTGAAGTCCTGTACACCGAAGCCGGTGCCGTCAAAGGGGTCGCCACCGGCAACATGGGGGTAGAAAAGTCCGGTGAACCCGGCCCCAACTTCCAGATCGGCATGGAGCTGCTAGGCAAATACACCGTGTTTGCCGAAGGCTCACGCGGCCACCTGGGCAAACAGGTGATTGCCAAATTCAAACTCGACGAGGGTTGTGACCCCCAAAGCTACGGCATCGGCATCAAGGAGCTGTGGGAGGCCGAACCCTCACGCCACCAACCCGGTCTGGTAGTCCACACGGCCGGCTGGCCGATGGACAACGCCACCTATGGCGGCTCTTTCCTGTACCACCTGGAAGACAACAAGATTGCCCTGGGCTTCATCACCGGTTTGAATTACACCAACCCGTACCTGAGCCCGTTTGAGGAATTCCAGCGCTGGAAGACCCACCCGAACATCCGCTGGTATCTGGAAAACGAGAAGGGTGAAGTGACTGGCAAACGGATTGCCTACGGCGCACGCGCCATCACCGCCGGTGGCTTGATGTCCCTGCCCAAAACCGTATTCCCCGGTGGGGCGCTGGTGGGCTGTGAAGCGGGCTTTCTGAATGTGAGCCGCATCAAGGGCAGCCATGCGGCCATCAAATCCGGCATGTTGTGTGCAGAAGCGGCTTATGCGGCGGTCACAGCGGGGCGCGCACAGGATGAACTGAGCGCTTACCCAGAAGCCTTTGAGGCCAGCTGGTTACATGCCGAGCTGAACAAATCACGCAACTTTAAGGCCTGGTTCAAACATGGCCTGCGCGTGGGCACCTTGATGAATGGCCTGGAGCAGTTTGGCCTCAAAGGCAATATGCCCTGGACGATTCGCCGTGACAAGCCTGACCATGCTTACCTGAAGCCCGCCTCTGAATGCAAACCCATCGACTATCCCAAACCCGATGGCAAGCTGACCTTTGACCGCCTCTCCAGCGTGTTCATCAGCAGTGCCGCGCATGAGGAGAACCAACCCGCGCATCTGACGCTGAAAGATGCGTCAGTACCTGTCAACATCAATCTGGCCAAGTTTGCAGGACCGGAGGCACGTTACTGCCCGGCCGGGGTGTATGAGTTTGTGAAGAACGACAACGGCACAGATCGGCTGCAGATCAATGCCGCCAACTGTGTGCACTGCAAGACTTGTGACATCAAGGACCCGACGCAGAACATTGTCTGGGTTACACCGGAGGGCGGCGGGGGGCCGAATTATTCGGCGATGTGA
- the pcaF gene encoding 3-oxoadipyl-CoA thiolase yields MNHAFICDAIRTPIGRYGGALSSVRTDDLGAIPLKALMARNPQVDWAAVTDVLYGCANQAGEDNRNVARMVSLLAGLPVEVPGATLNRLCGSGLDAVGTAARAIKAGEATLMIAGGVESMSRAPFVMPKAESAFGRNNAVYDSTIGWRFVNKLMKERYGVDSMPETAENVALEFGIEREAQDRMALTSQQRAVSAQQAGHLAREITAVSIAQKKGEALMVDKDEHPRETSLEALAKLKGVVRPDGSVTAGNASGVNDGACALLLADETSAAKNGLTPRARVVGMATAGVAPRIMGIGPAPATQKLLAQTSLSLAQMDVIELNEAFAAQGLAVLRLLGLPDDDERVNAWGGAIALGHPLGASGARLATTAVNRLHATGGRYALCTMCIGVGQGIAVILERV; encoded by the coding sequence ATGAACCACGCTTTTATCTGTGATGCCATTCGCACCCCCATTGGCCGCTACGGCGGCGCTTTGAGCAGTGTGCGCACCGACGACCTGGGGGCGATTCCCCTCAAAGCCCTGATGGCCCGCAACCCCCAGGTGGATTGGGCAGCAGTCACCGATGTGCTCTACGGCTGCGCCAACCAGGCCGGTGAAGACAACCGCAATGTGGCCCGTATGGTGAGTTTGCTGGCGGGTTTGCCGGTGGAAGTGCCGGGGGCCACCCTGAACCGCCTGTGTGGCTCTGGTTTGGATGCAGTTGGCACGGCAGCCCGCGCCATCAAAGCCGGAGAAGCTACTTTAATGATAGCTGGCGGGGTGGAGAGCATGAGCCGGGCCCCGTTTGTCATGCCCAAGGCAGAGAGTGCCTTTGGCCGCAACAACGCGGTGTACGACTCCACCATTGGCTGGCGCTTTGTCAACAAGCTGATGAAAGAGCGTTATGGCGTGGACAGCATGCCTGAGACCGCTGAAAACGTGGCACTTGAATTCGGCATTGAGCGCGAAGCCCAAGACCGCATGGCGCTGACCAGCCAGCAGCGTGCGGTGTCGGCGCAACAAGCCGGCCACCTGGCACGGGAGATCACCGCGGTCAGCATTGCACAGAAAAAAGGCGAGGCGCTGATGGTGGACAAAGACGAGCACCCGCGTGAAACCTCGCTGGAAGCCCTGGCCAAACTCAAAGGTGTGGTGCGCCCGGATGGCAGCGTGACCGCCGGTAATGCCAGTGGTGTGAACGACGGTGCCTGCGCCCTGCTGCTGGCCGATGAAACCAGCGCCGCCAAAAACGGGCTGACCCCCAGGGCCCGCGTGGTCGGCATGGCCACGGCGGGTGTGGCCCCGCGCATCATGGGTATTGGCCCGGCACCGGCCACCCAAAAGCTGCTGGCCCAGACCAGCCTGAGCCTGGCGCAGATGGATGTGATTGAGCTCAACGAAGCCTTTGCCGCCCAAGGGCTTGCCGTGCTGCGCCTGCTGGGTTTACCTGATGACGACGAGCGGGTCAACGCCTGGGGTGGCGCGATTGCGCTGGGGCATCCGCTGGGGGCATCGGGCGCGCGGCTGGCCACCACGGCGGTCAACCGCTTACACGCCACCGGTGGCCGTTATGCGCTGTGCACCATGTGTATTGGTGTTGGGCAAGGCATTGCCGTGATTCTGGAGCGTGTTTGA